Proteins co-encoded in one Microbacterium hydrocarbonoxydans genomic window:
- the ybeY gene encoding rRNA maturation RNase YbeY, producing MIEINNESAIDVDETVLQRLTDFNLGQLHVSPDAEVAIVLVDEGAMEALHVQWMDEPGPTDVLSFPMDELRPGTEDRPTAPGLLGDIVLCPQVAETQAQAAGHTLMDELILLTTHGLLHLLGFDHAEPDEEREMFGLQKELIQGFAAVERRR from the coding sequence ATGATCGAGATCAACAACGAGTCGGCCATCGATGTCGACGAGACCGTGCTGCAGCGCCTGACCGACTTCAACCTCGGTCAGCTGCATGTGAGCCCCGATGCCGAGGTCGCCATCGTCCTGGTCGATGAGGGAGCCATGGAGGCACTGCACGTGCAGTGGATGGATGAGCCCGGCCCCACAGATGTGCTCAGCTTCCCGATGGACGAGCTGCGCCCGGGCACCGAAGATCGGCCGACGGCGCCGGGACTGCTCGGTGACATCGTGCTGTGCCCGCAGGTGGCAGAGACGCAGGCGCAGGCCGCAGGGCACACGCTGATGGACGAGCTCATCCTCTTGACCACGCACGGATTGCTGCACCTGCTGGGTTTCGACCATGCAGAGCCCGACGAGGAGCGTGAGATGTTCGGACTGCAGAAGGAGCTCATCCAGGGCTTCGCCGCCGTCGAACGTCGACGATGA